The stretch of DNA tatttatacaatttgatcacatacatatgcattacaattcttgacaaccattagcatatcccacacctattctaacacaaattatctatctaagcaatgctaagtaacattcgcatgtttatcagttatttctaagttacctgttttaaagaatatgtcttaaatctatatcaatcttaagaatagggtatggtttaagttacctgttctaaagaatatgtcataaatctatgtcaattttaaGAATGGGGTATGATTATATgaaatcatgcttgaatgcacactctgaacctggatacagtatcaaagctaagaatcttggatacggtctacagaatcaaaacacagcccacaaaattcaattcaactataacatttcccccctttgaaaatgcttttctattcctagacaatgcattttcactacattatattttccttataaGCTGGAGGTTCAGGTTCAATTTGCCTAGCAAGGCCccaacccagctctgctctacatCTTGTTTTTCCGCTTGCAGTTCTTCTTCTGTTTGGGTTAATTGGGAAATATCCTTTTCCACTTCAGAGGTTACGTTTGGGATATGAATGCAGCAATGATCAACCctatcttttaaatattcacaaaccccattttcttttagcaacattatgtcaagtgccattctgttctgcaaagtcattttggtcGTAGCTTGCAATTGTATACTGAATTCTTAAAAACCCTTTTTGGTTACCCTTGCCAATCGATCCATCTGTCCAATTAATCTGTcaatcatttctctgtttctataggCTGCGattggtgcaaagaaagattctaaTGCCCAGCCGAATTTAACACTACCCGATGGCTCGTGCcacacatcatcttcatctATCTCTCGTTTGTGCCTAACTTGTAGGAGTTCTTGCCTATTCTTCAAGGGTGACGTTTTCCAAATGGGACATAGGGTTGGTAACCCCAAAGTAACCTCCCTTACAGGTCCTGCTATCGGTAAATGTGCTGTCCAGGTTCCATCACTTAAGGCCCAAACCAAATGTCCCACACTACCTATAGTTCCTCTACAATCTATCTTATCTCCATCAATGCCTATTTTGATTGCTTCCTTTGGATCCAATTGTTTCTGACAAATGATTACTGCAACTTTAATGATGGACAATggtatttctttcacatctgtctGGCAGGTCATTACTTGAGAGCAATTCCACCACGGTACTGTTACTCCTCTTGTTACATTGGTCCATCGTATACACCATGGAAATGCTTCGCTATATTGATATTGCTGTACTATACTCAACGTCCACATGTTATACCATGATTCAGTTATGTTCTGATTATCCTGATCTTTACATTCCCAATAGGCTCGCTCAACCTTTTCATACACTGTTTTGGTGGTCCACTTTTCATACGTGCAATACCCAATATTATGAAATCGTCATATCTTTACAAATTCTGCTCCTGGTAACTTTAAGCAGTCACCTCTTTTTATCATGGCATTCTTAACAAGCTCTTTTGTCCGTTGTTCAATTGGTACTTGCTCTATTTTAGTATGGGACTCACACACTATCTTACCAGTCTTATTTACTTCTGGTAAGGTCGTAGATATTATTCCCCACTGTACCGGATCTTCAGCTGATTTCGGGATGGGAATACAAGCAGTGATGCTACTGACATTTTGGGTTTGTGCAAAATCTCGAATTAGTCCTATCATCAGATTCTCTGCCTGATTCTGTACACTCTGTACTACTTGTGGCATTTGAGTATCGTCACTATCTCCTATAGCCCTTCGTGTTTTACATAATTGTTCTCCAGTGACTTTGCAAATCAGTGTGGCATACAGTCTGGGTACATAAActactataaaaacaaaacgGTAACAAAAGTTAGACATCCTGCGTTGTGATTTTAAGTGTGGTTGGACCCACTAATCGTGATTGCCACAGTTTTGGGACTTTCTTCACTCAGGTGtaatgtatccaggagtctatttcagcaaccttaattgcggtaaatgtagttaaaagtacttgataaggtccgtcccaacgttcttttaaaggatCTTCTCTCCAAGTCTTTATATACACCATGTCTCCAGGTTCTAtatcatgtaccggattctcaagtgctagtgggcgattccacactaatACGGATCTGAGTCGATTCAATGTCCTGCCGAGagacaacacataattgtacacATCCcgattaccttttacatgtacacttggattcggatcaggtgcttcatatggtttgccatacagaatttcgtatgggCTTACCGACATTCCACTCCTAGGTTTAATCCTAATTCGCAATAACGCTATTGGTAAGGCCTGGGGCCATTAAATTTTACTTCTTGGCAAATTTTGCTAAGTTGTCGTTTTAACgtctgattcattttctccGCCTGGCCACTAGACTGGGGTCTCCACAGGGTGtgtaattcccatttaattcccaaaCATCTACTGACTTCCTTTACCACTTGAGCAACAAAATGCGGTCCCCTATCAGATGATATTCCCAATGGTACTCCAAAtctaggaattatttccttcagtaaccattttacagtttcttgtgcctggttggtgcgacaagggaaggcttctggCCATCCTGAAAAGGTGCATACCCCAACTAGCAGATATCTGAATCCTCGAGTTTTGGGGAGTTCCACATAATCTATTTGCCAACAATCCCCTGGTTGTACACCTGTCCTAATTTTTCCCATATCTACTTTCCTTTTAACTAAAggattatttctcaagcaaatttcacacttagctgtgatagattttgccattgttaacatctggaccgagataatttgttttcttagataagttaccaatgcttctgcaccccaatgACACTTCTGGTGCTCCGCTTGAAGTATCCCTCTCATAATTGTGATTGGGACCACAATTTGTCCGTTGGTGGTTACATACCATCCAGAATTACCCTTGACGGCTTTTACTAGTCTTGCCAgtttctcatcttctgtagaatattcaggtgcctctgaaggtgtaggtaataaatcaattgctcttaccttTTGGGAGACAAGACCCACCATCATCCAGACTCGTCGTGCCACTGATCGGGCTGTTTGATCAGCAAGTCGGTTTCCTTCAATAATTGTCGATGTCCCActctgatgagctttacagtgcatgatggcaactagtgatggcttttgaacggcattaatcaagttcaatatttctttttggtacttgatgtttgttccttgggaggAGAGTAGTCCAcgctctttccaaagagctccatGTACATGAACAACCCCGAATGCATATTTTGAGTCGGTCCAAATATTGACCCTTTTGTCCTCACTGAGCTCTAATGCCCTAGTTAGGGCTAtcaactcagctttctgtgctgatgtgtttggtggtagggatttagcttcaattactgttttggcAGTAGTAATCGCATATCCTGCATACCGCACTCCgctttccacaaaactactgcCGTCAGTAAAAAGCTCCCAATCCGTCTTCTCCAATGGGGTATCTTTCAGGTCAGGTCGACTTGCGTGGGTATATTCAATGACCtccacacaatcatgttccagattttcttcttcagtctctgtgcttaaaaacacagctggattcattaggttagttgtttttagggtaacatcatcctgctctgttaaaattgcctgatatttcatcatcctacttggggaaagccaatggcccccCTTTTGTTCCAATACAGTAGTCACCATATGGGATACAAACACTTCGATCCTTTTCCCCATAGTCAGTTTCCGGACTTCCTGAATTAATATCACGGTAGCAGCCACCGCCCGCAAGCACGCCGGCCATCCAGCACTTACCGGGTcaagttgtttagagaaataacTGACGGGCCTTTTCCAAGATCCCAGCCGTTGGGTTAATACCCCTAGAGCAAGTCTCTGTCATTCATGTACAAATAACTGAAAGTCTTTACTCAGATCAGGTAGGCCCAAAGCAGGCGCTTGCATTAAGGCCTGTTTCAATTTTTGAAAAGCTTCTTGTTGTGGTCTTTCCCACACCAAGGTCTTATTCTTCTGTGCCTCGTATAAAGGTTTGGCAATAAGTCCATAGTCCATGATCCAGAGCCTGCACCATCCTGCCATTCCTagaaaagatcttaattcatGTAAGTTACGCGGTTCTGAGATCGCACAGATAGCATGTACACGGTTTATACCTAGTCTTCGCTGTCCTTGAGAAAGCTCGCATcctagatagatcacagttgtggatgcaatctgagctttattttttgacactttatatccattcattcctaattgattcaatatttcaattgttacctgaatgcaaagttcttgggtctcagcagcaatcagaatatcatccacatattgcagcaacaaataccattgtcgAGGAATTCCGATATAGCCTCTTGTAGTCCATTCCTCAAGCTCTTTGGCTAGTTGATTTCCGAAGATAGTTGGactattcttaaatccttgtggaaggCGTGTCCAGGTTAATTGGGCCTTTCTCCTGTTGTGTGAATTCTCCCATTCGAAAGCGAatagcttttgctttcctggtcaaggggtatgcagaagaaggcatcttttaaatcaagtactgtaaaccatttatatttctctttcacagatgttaacaaggtatacggatttgcaactactggatgtatgtccttagtgatctggtttattgCTCATAAGTCTTGGACTAGTCGATAGttaccatcaggtttctttactggaaaaattggagtattgtattctgattcacattcttctagaattccatatttcaaaaatttctcaatTAAAGATACTATTCCTAATCTGGCTTCCAATTTCAATGGGTACTGTCTTAATCGTACCGGttcagcaccttccttcagcgctactttcacaggtttagctgcctttgacttcccaggtatgtcagtttcccataccgtgggaatcactgcatcttctattgcctgtggtatttttacaattggattttcctttaatagtaaaatttgtcctacctttgaCTCCGGAACTTTCATTACCAAATTTCCATCCTCAAATGTTATTGTGGCATCTAATTTGGTCAGCAAATCTcgtcctaaaagagaaactggacaatctggaacatataagaactcgtgggttagctccttttctccaaaacacaaatccaaaggttgcaggaatggccgtacttcctccttccccGTGGCACCAACAATTGTTGTAGCTCTGTGACCTACCGCCCCCTGTAAGGAATTCAGTAGAGACTATAAATAGCCCCTGTGTCTACTAAAAATTTTACATCCCGgttttggcagcttcttttaatctttctaaaaaggccGAGGGAGACTCATTGTTTTCCTGCATCACATCATACAATTTTGACCAATTCATTTGCTTCGGTATAGCAGTTTAAACGCCAATCAATAACCAATCCTGATACCTCCGGAGACGGCTTAACCCGCCTCCTGTATTGTCTGTATCTCCTGTATTATCGGGGatcttcttttggaaagttcTCATCAACGTTAGCCTCTACTTTCCCATTCCGAATATCTTCTCTCACCTTATCCCTCGCAACCTGTATAAccacatatttttctgtagagtcCATTAATGTATCTAAAATGACTTGTAAATCATCCCAATCAGGATTCTGCGTCTTAATTATCATCTTTTGCTTCCAGATCACTAAATCCCCCGGCGAAAACGGGACTTTTACATAGACTGGTTCCCCCCCCAACACCTACTGCCTGCCGCAGGGGTGCTATTACGTTTGATGATCCCCCGCGGGCGGCgagcttggaggagaggagctgcagcttcagccttagcagccgccgctccccccccttttcccacCGCTTTAGCAGACAGtcagcttttcacctttttttttttttctctctgcagcttATCAAGGAGAAGCTGCCGGGCACAGGTTTGggctccttttgccctttttctctcttcatttaattcctgtgaTTATAAACTTTATATGTAATTCCAATTAGCTGAACAATAGttacatccctcagctcctacccttttgtaacttcttacagatgtcaataaacagcatactaaacatcaatccctgacattaattttagataaaatccaaatcagtctatccacaaaacaacactaactgcaatacagctaactcaatttactttcatgtgtacagatgcatctgaagggggagcaaggtggcaCTTTAGTAACGGAAACGgttcttattttgtaattatttccccaaacaaattcttttggtaccaaatataaacatacaaactaaaatactgagctcagacatgCAAACTGAATACcgagttcaaatatgcaaacagaTCACAATCACACTTCTTTTATGCATAAACTGTCCAAACCCAGCCTTCTTctaatgtttcagaaagcaatttgaCGGCAATACGTTTGAATTGGACATATCAACAGAGAAGGATACAGATAActaacacagaaagataacacagtaactttaccagaacaacagtaaacaGGATCAAATCACCGGTTTcaacagtaaatacagattaaatcaccagaactacagaccaggtgctgagtagcacaaataaccagaccaggtgcgcacaaataaccagaccaggtgccgAGCCTgcggcacaaataaccagaccagatgccgaacctgcagaggtttccctctgtctgacggACGGCTGCCTAGGCAATACcacgggagctccctgcccaaccgagcgtggctttcgccgcgtctgaccggcaggctaccagaTGCCTGACCAGCAGGCTACCAGACCAGAACCAGACCAAGTGGGTACCCAACAATCCagataaagcaccttcttaccagtcagaggtccgtcgtgagcagcagagggtcgGTCGCGTCCGATGCGCTCCCCAAGAATACCTCAGTGCTAGCTGGAGCAGGATCAAGACGCGATCCGCCTCAGCAATGCTCGCGAGGTCCCATCTGGGTCgccaaaaatgttagcattcaagacacataaccacaggtgcagttatatgcggtgctttatttcagcgctgggaaaccaggggttcgcacccaaagctggcttcagccactgattcagactacatcatatttatacaatttgatcacatacatatgcattacaattcttgacaaccattagcatatcccacacctattctaacacaaattatctatctaagcaatgctaagtaacattcgcatgtttatcagttatttctaagttacctgttttaaagaatatgtcttaaatctatatcaatcttaagaatagggtatggtttaagttacctgttctaaagaatatgtcataaatctatgtcaattttaaGAATGGGGTATGATTATATgaaatcatgcttgaatgcacactctgaacctggatacagtatcaaagctaagaatcttggatacggtctacagaatcaaaacacagcccacaaaattcaattcaactataacataaggaggcttgtttctgtaataaatggcttcacttgaattcatattggattgtgtggagtccatgatttttcacccTCAcatcttctcatggtttttacttacgagatggggttagaaatgactgttttcagtcgtgttcctaagaaatgggtattgggaggtgttttaaaactaaaagaacttctaaggctttaagtggacttttgttagatatagattctgtaagacatgctacactgcagaatagagccgcaatagactttttgttattagatcaaggacatgggtgtgaagattttgatgggatttgttaaataaattttgTATTGGCTGGGGGCCTTTCAGGGTGGTTGTAATCTGTAGTGAAAACGGGACTGATTGTCTTGATGATTgctgtggttgtgttactaatgttgccatgcatgatttctctgctgcaaagggccctgcagtggacaatgaaggcatttttttagcacaaaaaatacaaaaagggggaaCTGTGGGACTACGGTGGATCCTTGGATTCTCTGATGGAGGGCATGGAAACaaaaattagccttgaagacattaaggcctacccgtgagaaagatgggagtaaaggagatgttaaggatgtacccatgagagagaaaggagtaaaagagtaacattgtcatttgtctgtctcaaccacgACAATCCTCATTACCGGTTTCTTTATGCTCATTTGTGGTCAATgaggcagagtctagttggaggcctgtatctagtagagtgcctcaagggtcagtactgggacaattactattcaatatattcatcagtgacttgaatgagggaatagagtgtactatcagcaagtttgctgatgacaccaaactgggaggaggggctgacatgccagaaggctgtgctgccatccagcaagacctaaacaggctggagagttgggcagggaaaaatttaatgaaatataacaagggaaagtgtagagtcttgcatctgtgtaggaataaccccaggttccagtataagttggggaaagggacctgggggtcctgatggacagcaggatgaccatgagccagcactgtgcccttttagccaagaaggccaatggcatgtattagaaggggtgtggtcagtaggtcgagagaggttgtccttcccctctactcttcctgggtgagaccacatctggaatattgtgtccgtttctgagcccctcagttcaagaaggacagggaactgctggagagagtccagtgcagagccacaaagatgattaagggagtggagcatctcccttatgaggaaaggctgagggagctgggtctctttagctcgGAGAAGAGgggactgaggggtgacctcactaatgtttttaaatatgtcaagggtgagtgtcacgaggatggagccaggctcttctcagtggcaaccaatggtaagacaaggggtaatggcttcaaactggaacacaagaggttccacttaaatttgagaagaaacaacttctcagtgagggtgacagaacactggaacaggctgcccagggaggttgtggagtctccttctctggagacattcaaaacccgccaggatgccttcctgtgtagcctcatctaagtgttcctgctccagcaggggattgaactagatgatcttttgaggtcccttccaatccctaacattctgtgattctgtgattgtcaCAGTACTGGGCATCCCCAGTTGCTGGAAAGGAATACATGGGTTGAAGGCAGCTCATGACGGTTGCTCTCTTCAAAGTTCATCTTGCTAGTTTTTTGATTTTTATACTATGCTGATCTGAAACACATATACACTTCCCCCATGTTGGTCTGTCTGGCTCAGGAAGATAATACTTTCTATTGATTACTTTAGAGAAGGCCATTTACATAACCAGTTGACCCACTTACCTGATACAGTCATTTATCGAGCAAAGGTGACTCTCTGGTCTTAAGACAATTTCAGATAAGTTCAGCTTTCTTTATAATAGCTGTGGTTATTTCCTGCATTATTTTCTGAGCTTCATGAGTTCATCATCCTTGCCTATCTTCTCTGAGCCTTCTTCTACTGTAGGGGCTCCTTAATCAGTTACAACATCAAGGTTCCAGCCAGTTCTAACCAGCCAGTTCCAGCTGGTTCAGCAACAGACCCACCACAGGTCAAAGCTGAGCCAATCAATCTGAATACACATTTAAGAAggctgggggaggggaggaggcaAGTAGGTTAGGCCAGAGAGATgaggaggggagaaagaaaaaaaaaaagaaagggaaagggggcAGAGGACCAATACTTGAGAAGATGGATGTTTTCTGAAGGAACTGCAGCccaaggagattttttttttccttgaaggaaTTCATCCTGTGGGAAAGCCCACACCAGAACAGGGGAAAAGCGTGAAAGGAGTAGCAGAGACAAACTGCTATGTACTGACTGTAACCCCCCAATATCTCCCTGCAACACTCAGCAGAGTGAAGTAGTTGAGTCTAGGAGAGgagaggttttgttttaatgtttgtttctcactaccaagatatattttaattttttgttgtttgtttgttttgcttgtgtttttgtcatttcccccccccatccctcaagttgagtctgttttgtcCATGATCGTAATTGGTAAACAATCTCCCTTTCTTTGTCTCAACCTGCAAGCTTTCTCATCCTATTTTCTCCCCCATCCTGCTGATgagggtgtcctggttttgttaaaaacaagaccagttctcttttagtgatttttctttcagttaagttcttctaggtggctgtacttttctgagtttttgccTGCGTATTTTTCCTTGGatgctgtacttggtgctgataagaagaccaacagaatgctgaagaagttcatgtttagatttattactatagtagccaagaaagactgctAAGTTTTCCCACATTCTGTTGTGAGAGGGGTGTGTTtaaggaggggtggatggaacaggtgacttaAGTTGACCaattaagtattccatcccataattgtcataccccctatataagatcTTTCCAATAtaaaggaaagggagagggaaaaagggAGTGTCTATCATGGTTTATTGCCAACTTACCTTAAACTGTGACAGAGGAGTATGAAGGTGCAGCTGAGTGGGCATTTGGCTGTTAGCCAAAGCTAACTCACCATATTAACCATATCCCAAACCTATAACCTGGTAGGACTGCCTTAAGCCCTTTACTGAGAAATCAAAGTATGATAGCCTCCCCTGTCATGTTGTCCCCTAGACACATCTGCTCTGCCTTTTGTACCTTCATTTCTCTTCAGGTTATAATAACCCTCCAGCAACATACCTAGCTTACAGTCCTCATCAGTATGTTAGCAAGCTTTTTTGCAAGGCTGAGATAGGGTTAATTTCTACACTGCCAGGATGACTGACCCAGAAGTAACCACAGGGGCATTTGATACCATATAAGGTCATGTTCATTTACAAAGGGGAGGAGTTAAGGGGGCAGTATCTCTTGTTCTTGCTCACACTGCCGGGAGCTGGGCAGACTGGGTCGGCTACTTCTCGTTCACGCggtttggtgctttttttttttctgtatttcggGTGCCGAGCTGTGGCTCGCTGGGGGA from Columba livia isolate bColLiv1 breed racing homer chromosome W, bColLiv1.pat.W.v2, whole genome shotgun sequence encodes:
- the LOC135577079 gene encoding LOW QUALITY PROTEIN: uncharacterized protein LOC135577079 (The sequence of the model RefSeq protein was modified relative to this genomic sequence to represent the inferred CDS: substituted 1 base at 1 genomic stop codon), with amino-acid sequence MNGYKVSKNKAQIASTTVIYLGCELSQGQRRLGINRVHAICAISEPRNLHELRSFLGMAGWCRLWIMDYGLIAKPLYEAQKNKTLVWERPQQEAFQKLKQALMQAPALGLPDLSKDFQLFVHEXQRLALGVLTQRLGSWKRPVSYFSKQLDPVSAGWPACLRAVAATVILIQEVRKLTMGKRIEVFVSHMVTTVLEQKGGHWLSPSRMMKYQAILTEQDDVTLKTTNLMNPAVFLSTETEEENLEHDCVEVIEYTHASRPDLKDTPLEKTDWELFTDGSSFVESGVRYAGYAITTAKTVIEAKSLPPNTSAQKAELIALTRALELSEDKRVNIWTDSKYAFGVVHVHGALWKERGLLSSQGTNIKYQKEILNLINAVQKPSLVAIMHCKAHQSGTSTIIEGNRLADQTARSVARRVWMMVGLVSQKVRAIDLLPTPSEAPEYSTEDEKLARLVKAVKGNSGWYVTTNGQIVVPITIMRGILQAEHQKCHWGAEALVTYLRKQIISVQMLTMAKSITAKCEICLRNNPLVKRKVDMGKIRTGVQPGDCWQIDYVELPKTRGFRYLLVGVCTFSGWPEAFPCRTNQAQETVKWLLKEIIPRFGVPLGISSDRGPHFVAQVVKEVSRCLGIKWELHTLWRPQSSGQAEKMNQTLKRQLSKICQEVKFNGPRPYQ